Proteins encoded together in one Pseudomonas sp. ADAK13 window:
- a CDS encoding conjugal transfer protein TraG N-terminal domain-containing protein, translated as MLMSTNSYLEFYLSLLAWIINNGLWGVLSDTGLFAAPFGAIILQEWLSARQQGADEGNKGLLSVPRIENRLWLAYIVVLFGCAPVFPLSLSSMAFDDAASQRCGVSVAKPADTAWGTTFNTIGERSANVPIWWFLVHALSKGVTAAATASIPCAPDIRQMRMEIDSSRIESQVLLQEVADFTRDCYGYSRSRLFTNRPQLDKAQSHDASWIGSSYLLDTPGYYDTDRSRTPRVSWPYDESRDVSLPRLENGAGYPTCKQWWSDSGVGLRERLVEQVDPSLLTQLKGWLTGRSSNEIEDATLRELVSPRQQSMSMSPGQVYQDYGSSARGGSINQGLNNLATNTGLALGSFSNFPAMNALRAALPMVQAFLIMGVIISLPLILLVSTYQLKTVMTVTFALFTLHMLTFWWELARWVDSSMLDTLYNQVSASNQVLLSLPTSGFMDGTVTAQVIEYVMGAMFIVLPMVFLATMSWAGYSVGSGVEGMLSRGTHAAQTASSNGTSQLMSGARIVSGKSSSK; from the coding sequence ATGCTTATGAGCACCAACAGCTACCTGGAGTTTTACCTCTCTCTCCTGGCCTGGATCATCAACAACGGCCTCTGGGGTGTCCTGTCCGACACCGGGTTGTTTGCCGCGCCCTTCGGCGCGATCATCCTGCAGGAATGGTTGTCGGCCCGTCAGCAAGGCGCGGATGAGGGAAACAAGGGATTGCTCTCGGTGCCGCGGATCGAGAACCGGTTGTGGCTGGCCTACATCGTCGTATTGTTCGGCTGCGCGCCGGTCTTTCCATTGAGCCTCTCGTCAATGGCATTCGATGATGCGGCGAGTCAGCGCTGCGGCGTGAGTGTGGCCAAGCCGGCGGATACTGCCTGGGGGACCACCTTCAATACCATTGGCGAACGCTCCGCCAACGTGCCGATCTGGTGGTTTCTGGTGCATGCCTTGAGCAAAGGGGTCACCGCAGCGGCCACCGCCTCCATTCCCTGCGCGCCGGATATCCGGCAGATGCGCATGGAGATCGACAGTTCGCGCATCGAAAGCCAGGTCCTCCTGCAGGAAGTCGCCGACTTCACTCGCGACTGTTATGGCTACTCTCGTTCCCGGCTGTTCACCAATCGCCCGCAACTGGACAAGGCACAAAGTCACGACGCGTCCTGGATCGGCTCAAGCTATCTTCTCGACACGCCCGGCTACTACGATACGGATCGTTCACGCACACCGCGCGTCAGCTGGCCGTATGACGAAAGCCGCGATGTTTCCCTGCCGCGGCTGGAGAATGGCGCGGGCTATCCCACCTGCAAGCAGTGGTGGAGCGACAGCGGTGTTGGCTTGCGCGAGCGCTTGGTCGAGCAGGTTGATCCCTCGCTGCTGACTCAGCTCAAAGGTTGGTTGACTGGCCGCTCGAGCAACGAGATCGAGGATGCCACCCTGCGCGAACTGGTCAGTCCGCGCCAGCAATCGATGTCCATGTCGCCCGGACAGGTGTACCAGGACTATGGTTCCAGCGCTCGTGGCGGTTCGATCAATCAGGGGCTCAATAACCTCGCCACCAACACCGGGCTGGCCCTCGGCTCCTTCAGCAACTTCCCGGCGATGAATGCACTACGCGCCGCCCTGCCAATGGTGCAGGCCTTCCTGATCATGGGCGTCATCATCAGCTTGCCGCTGATTCTGTTAGTCAGTACCTACCAGCTGAAGACCGTCATGACGGTGACGTTCGCGCTGTTCACACTGCACATGCTGACCTTCTGGTGGGAACTGGCCCGCTGGGTCGACTCCAGCATGCTCGACACCTTGTACAACCAGGTTTCGGCGTCCAATCAGGTGCTGTTGTCGCTGCCGACATCCGGATTTATGGATGGAACCGTCACCGCGCAGGTAATTGAGTATGTGATGGGGGCGATGTTCATCGTGCTGCCGATGGTTTTTCTAGCCACCATGAGTTGGGCCGGATATAGCGTAGGTTCAGGCGTAGAAGGAATGCTCAGCAGGGGAACCCATGCTGCACAGACAGCGAGCTCTAACGGAACCTCTCAGTTGATGAGCGGTGCAAGAATTGTTTCGGGTAAATCGAGCTCAAAATAA
- a CDS encoding integrating conjugative element protein: MSRLLARPWLGTMSLLLCGLLAIATHAYAAEGDYRLGTQGEVLDDRVMYTIGGGSAVGSPSSLYRPSGLGVGGSWRANMMCGNMSLTNTLQNQLNGVTEGFQQIMGSIVQNATQAVMSLPALIIQRANPGLYELLSNGVMQGRIDFDRSKLTCQAMAEKMADKVGQAGWGALAKNQEMQGNLEQTGGDAVAAVKNTEAHNGNKGVSWVGGSKAGGDGQTPIRVTADVVRTGYNLLHNRSMDDNASISNSDCLGGAICQTWASPQEESEWAVRVLGETEVTTCDTCETLRATAGSGLTPLIQEAYSERLKALQGLLSGSLSPTPDNLAKASSPMLPVTRGVVEALRDDPDQDLLARRLASETALSSVLDKALLLLRTLLAGSHEPNIASAEPAQSALTKNIDALEREIRLLQTELQVRQILATNTASLVLDRHAGGADASRTVEQGDPEPGRLNDADARRK, encoded by the coding sequence ATGAGTCGGCTTCTCGCGCGGCCCTGGTTGGGCACGATGAGTCTGTTGCTCTGTGGACTGCTCGCCATTGCCACACATGCCTACGCCGCCGAGGGCGATTACCGTCTGGGTACTCAAGGTGAAGTACTCGACGACCGAGTGATGTACACCATTGGTGGCGGCTCGGCAGTCGGCTCACCGAGCTCGCTCTACCGACCCAGTGGTCTCGGTGTCGGCGGGTCATGGCGAGCGAACATGATGTGCGGAAACATGAGCCTCACCAACACCCTGCAAAACCAGCTGAACGGCGTCACCGAAGGTTTCCAGCAGATCATGGGCAGCATCGTGCAGAACGCGACCCAAGCCGTGATGTCGCTGCCGGCGTTGATCATCCAACGCGCCAACCCCGGCCTCTATGAGTTGTTGAGCAACGGGGTGATGCAGGGGCGTATCGACTTCGACCGCTCGAAGCTGACCTGCCAGGCCATGGCCGAGAAGATGGCGGACAAGGTCGGTCAAGCCGGCTGGGGCGCGCTGGCCAAGAACCAGGAGATGCAGGGCAATCTGGAGCAAACCGGCGGTGATGCGGTGGCCGCGGTGAAAAACACCGAGGCCCATAACGGCAACAAGGGGGTGTCCTGGGTCGGCGGCTCGAAGGCTGGTGGTGATGGGCAGACGCCCATTCGGGTGACCGCCGACGTAGTGCGCACGGGCTACAACCTGCTGCATAACCGGTCGATGGATGACAATGCCTCGATTAGTAATAGCGATTGCCTGGGTGGGGCCATTTGCCAGACCTGGGCTTCGCCCCAGGAGGAATCCGAATGGGCCGTTCGCGTGCTGGGCGAAACTGAAGTCACGACCTGCGATACCTGCGAAACCCTGCGTGCGACCGCTGGCAGCGGATTGACGCCGCTGATCCAGGAGGCCTACAGCGAACGTCTCAAGGCCCTGCAAGGGCTGCTGTCCGGCTCACTGTCGCCTACCCCTGACAACCTGGCGAAAGCCTCGAGCCCTATGCTGCCGGTAACCCGTGGCGTAGTCGAAGCCCTGCGCGACGACCCCGATCAGGATCTGTTGGCGCGGCGCCTGGCCAGTGAGACGGCCTTGTCCAGTGTGCTCGACAAAGCGTTGCTGCTATTGCGTACTCTGCTGGCGGGCAGTCACGAACCGAACATCGCCTCAGCCGAGCCGGCTCAGAGCGCCTTGACGAAAAACATCGACGCTCTAGAGCGCGAAATACGCCTGCTACAAACCGAACTGCAGGTCCGGCAGATACTCGCCACCAATACCGCCAGCCTGGTGCTCGATCGGCATGCCGGCGGTGCCGATGCTTCGCGCACCGTCGAGCAAGGCGACCCTGAGCCGGGCCGGCTCAATGACGCTGACGCCAGGCGCAAGTGA
- a CDS encoding TIGR03756 family integrating conjugative element protein yields MPVACSSLPPTKLRPLALSILLACGPSMALDTVSITSSVLSPNCLEYRVVGICFWLLCTPFGCTVKTSTKVRHFIPELVVSSYATTGNNPWTKMTTLSAPISGAEGGGNLITPNARRDNLPRFKNVDGIGHPGGWVATQLASQSGYACASGATALMPYYLSTLDSLAWRHGIPESFYPESLMPGIREIGRQVSGNMWGNVYPRQGFLVQPDDFKAAAVMAQRAGDVITHNWQPHVYLPLTPAKRDGYWPPGPIVENDASTHKWQLLYPQVQPTCAIFPSDPVQSADGGYAWSLWRPYSCCKREGQTFLFSIDFEGGAS; encoded by the coding sequence ATGCCTGTTGCCTGCTCGTCACTTCCGCCCACAAAACTACGGCCCTTGGCGCTAAGCATTCTGCTGGCGTGCGGCCCAAGCATGGCGCTGGACACCGTCAGCATCACCTCCTCCGTGCTTTCGCCAAACTGTCTCGAATACAGGGTCGTCGGCATTTGTTTCTGGCTCCTCTGCACGCCCTTCGGCTGCACAGTCAAAACCTCGACCAAGGTTCGTCATTTCATTCCTGAACTGGTCGTCTCGAGCTACGCCACCACCGGCAATAACCCCTGGACCAAGATGACCACCCTCTCCGCTCCCATCAGCGGTGCAGAAGGTGGCGGCAACCTGATCACGCCGAACGCCCGCCGCGACAACCTGCCTCGATTCAAGAACGTTGATGGCATCGGCCACCCCGGTGGCTGGGTCGCAACGCAACTGGCTTCGCAATCCGGCTATGCCTGCGCCAGCGGTGCAACTGCATTAATGCCTTACTACCTGAGTACCCTGGACTCACTGGCCTGGCGCCATGGCATCCCAGAAAGTTTCTACCCCGAATCGCTCATGCCGGGGATCCGTGAAATTGGTCGTCAGGTCTCGGGAAACATGTGGGGCAACGTTTATCCCCGGCAGGGCTTTCTGGTACAGCCCGACGATTTCAAGGCGGCCGCAGTCATGGCGCAACGCGCCGGCGATGTGATTACCCACAACTGGCAGCCGCATGTGTACTTACCACTCACGCCCGCCAAACGCGACGGCTACTGGCCGCCTGGCCCGATCGTTGAAAACGACGCTTCGACCCACAAATGGCAATTGCTCTACCCCCAGGTGCAGCCCACGTGCGCCATCTTCCCCAGCGATCCGGTACAGAGCGCGGATGGCGGCTACGCCTGGTCGCTGTGGCGTCCCTATAGCTGCTGCAAACGTGAGGGACAGACCTTCCTGTTCAGCATCGACTTCGAAGGAGGTGCTTCATGA
- a CDS encoding helix-turn-helix domain-containing protein: MTQDYEQLRLQLAENIRWMRRVKNLTQEQLALMAEVDRTYVSQIERCAGNPSLLVLCKLANIFEITTDQLLVDADTLRSSLHVK; encoded by the coding sequence ATGACTCAAGACTACGAACAACTTCGTCTGCAACTGGCGGAGAACATCCGCTGGATGCGGCGCGTAAAGAACCTTACCCAGGAGCAGCTGGCGCTCATGGCCGAGGTGGATCGCACCTACGTCAGCCAAATCGAACGATGCGCGGGCAACCCCTCGCTGTTGGTCCTGTGCAAACTCGCCAATATTTTCGAAATCACCACAGATCAACTACTTGTAGACGCCGATACCCTGCGCAGCTCCCTTCACGTCAAATAA
- a CDS encoding LasR-specific antiactivator QslA codes for MDENYISIPAADDCPSLLTPWGSEFSPMIERGVQCAQAWLEATTDIPLWWELAQTRKTFPVGDCQDAFEAGFLLRIQQRLRSVSQ; via the coding sequence ATGGACGAAAACTACATTTCAATTCCCGCGGCGGATGATTGCCCAAGTCTTCTGACACCTTGGGGCAGCGAATTTTCGCCGATGATCGAGCGTGGTGTGCAATGTGCCCAGGCTTGGCTTGAGGCAACGACCGATATTCCTTTGTGGTGGGAACTGGCGCAAACGCGCAAGACCTTTCCTGTCGGTGACTGCCAAGATGCCTTCGAAGCCGGTTTTCTGTTGAGAATTCAGCAACGGCTTCGGAGCGTGTCACAGTAA
- a CDS encoding zeta toxin family protein encodes MTVPRLRVFAGPNGSGKSTMKSAIPSHLIGIYINPDEIEKAAKDSGRLEFSDFQLEVEGDDVLGFIREHRLVRSARLDEEATNIGFSSNGLNFQTVAMNSYFASVLSDFIRNKLLEDQLSFTFETVMSSDDKIAFMLKARESGYRTYLYFVATEDPDININRVRNRVAAGGHPVPTEKIVQRYGRCLSLLPVAIAASDRAYIFDNSGADLVLLAEVTDGTDLEFKVDEVPDWFMDAYVEKVSNG; translated from the coding sequence ATGACTGTCCCTCGGTTGAGGGTCTTTGCTGGACCCAACGGCTCCGGCAAGAGCACGATGAAAAGTGCCATCCCTTCCCACCTGATCGGTATCTACATTAACCCGGATGAAATCGAGAAGGCTGCCAAAGACAGCGGTCGTCTGGAGTTCAGTGATTTTCAACTGGAAGTTGAGGGTGATGATGTCCTCGGTTTCATTAGGGAGCATCGGCTGGTCAGGTCTGCCCGGCTCGATGAGGAGGCGACCAACATAGGCTTTAGCAGCAACGGCCTGAATTTCCAGACGGTCGCGATGAACTCCTATTTTGCCTCCGTGCTCTCTGACTTCATCCGGAACAAGCTCCTCGAAGACCAGCTGTCTTTCACCTTCGAAACGGTGATGTCTAGCGACGACAAAATCGCTTTTATGCTCAAGGCGAGAGAGTCTGGATACCGAACCTACCTGTACTTTGTGGCAACTGAAGACCCTGACATCAATATCAACAGGGTTAGGAACCGTGTCGCGGCAGGTGGGCACCCCGTTCCCACAGAAAAAATTGTCCAGCGCTACGGCCGTTGCCTGAGCCTGCTGCCTGTGGCTATTGCTGCTTCGGACCGGGCCTACATCTTCGATAACTCCGGTGCCGATCTGGTGCTGCTGGCCGAAGTTACGGATGGGACGGACCTTGAGTTCAAGGTTGATGAGGTCCCTGACTGGTTCATGGATGCCTACGTTGAAAAGGTGTCCAACGGCTAG
- a CDS encoding conjugative transfer ATPase: MRAGDSGNHAPAWKAWRNPSRPRATLADEAALYAHNPSFTDHLPWVEYLDTEQCFLLDDNRSVGAVFELLPIGTEGREPDWLMAARDALEDALQDSFDELDQAPWIAQFFCQDDNDFTPYLTRLTDYIRDSARGTVFTEAYLELSRRHLKAIAKPGGLFEDKVVTRLPWRGNNRRVRLVVYRWLESGDEETGLSPVQSLHQACERIAASLQACGVQSTRVDGRGLYAWLLPWFNPAPTLTDEAPEEFYRRVVYPEPGDGESLELPFDHDFAERLFFNEPRSDVQCGLWFFDDQPHRVMMVDKLRRAPLIGQLTGETHKGDAVNALFDQLPEGTVMSLTLVVKPQDVLEEQLNRLARKAIGENLASTQTRQDVEEARAIIGRQHKLYRGTLAFYVRGHDEQQLHQRSVSLANALLGAGLQPVREGDEVAACNSYLRWLPMAYNPARDTRNWYTRLMFAQHLANLVPVWGRSTGTGHPGITLFNRGGSPLSFDPLSRLDRAMNGHLLLFGPTGAGKSATLVTLLMQVMAVYRPRLFIVEAGNSFGLQGDYFATQGLSVNKVQLKPGASVSLAPFADAWRLVEQPDQVASLSIDELDDEVVASREDQRDVLGELEITARLMITGGEAKEEARLSRADRSLIRECILDAAQTCGTAGRQVLTHDVRDALLRVAADTHLPEKRRERAQEMGESIDVFCQGFEGELFDREGTSWPESDVTIVDLATYAREGYEAQMSISYISLMNTVNNLAERDQYLGRPIVMVTDEGHIITKNPLLAPFVVKGTKMWRKLGAWFWLATQNLADFPTAAQTMLNMIEWWICLNMPPAEIEEIARFKKLSQAQKALLLSASKEPGKYTEGVVLSKKLETLFRAVPPSLYLALAMTEPEEKAERWTLMQENGCSELEAAYRVAERIDSARGIEPI, from the coding sequence GTGCGTGCCGGCGATTCGGGTAACCACGCTCCCGCGTGGAAAGCCTGGCGCAACCCATCGCGCCCGCGCGCGACCTTGGCCGATGAAGCCGCACTCTACGCGCACAACCCCAGCTTCACCGATCACCTGCCGTGGGTCGAGTACCTCGACACCGAGCAGTGTTTTCTGCTCGATGACAATCGCTCGGTGGGCGCGGTGTTCGAGTTGCTGCCCATCGGCACCGAAGGGCGCGAACCCGATTGGCTGATGGCGGCCCGCGATGCCCTCGAGGATGCCCTGCAGGATAGCTTTGACGAGTTGGATCAAGCGCCTTGGATAGCGCAGTTTTTCTGCCAGGACGACAACGATTTCACCCCCTATCTGACCCGACTCACCGACTATATCCGGGACAGTGCGCGAGGCACGGTCTTCACCGAGGCGTATTTGGAGCTTAGCCGCCGTCATCTGAAGGCCATCGCCAAGCCCGGTGGTCTGTTTGAGGATAAAGTGGTGACGCGCCTGCCCTGGCGTGGCAATAACCGTCGGGTGCGCCTGGTGGTCTATCGCTGGCTCGAGTCTGGCGATGAGGAGACGGGACTCAGCCCAGTGCAATCCCTGCATCAGGCTTGCGAACGTATTGCGGCTTCGTTGCAGGCATGCGGGGTGCAATCGACGCGAGTCGATGGCCGAGGTCTGTATGCCTGGCTGCTGCCCTGGTTCAATCCGGCCCCCACGCTCACCGATGAAGCACCCGAGGAGTTCTACCGCCGCGTAGTCTATCCGGAGCCGGGCGATGGCGAGTCGCTGGAACTGCCCTTCGATCACGACTTTGCCGAGCGGCTGTTCTTCAACGAACCGCGCTCGGATGTGCAATGCGGACTCTGGTTTTTCGACGATCAGCCCCACCGGGTGATGATGGTGGACAAACTGCGGCGGGCACCCTTGATTGGCCAACTCACCGGCGAAACCCATAAGGGCGATGCGGTGAACGCACTGTTCGACCAGTTACCCGAAGGTACGGTGATGAGTCTGACCTTGGTGGTCAAACCGCAGGATGTACTTGAGGAGCAGTTGAACCGCCTGGCCCGCAAGGCCATCGGTGAAAACCTGGCCTCGACCCAGACCCGTCAGGATGTCGAAGAAGCTCGCGCGATCATCGGCCGCCAGCACAAGCTGTACCGGGGCACCCTGGCGTTTTACGTGCGCGGTCACGATGAGCAGCAATTGCACCAGCGCTCGGTCAGCCTGGCCAACGCGCTGCTGGGTGCGGGGTTGCAACCGGTACGCGAAGGCGATGAAGTCGCCGCCTGCAACAGTTACCTGCGTTGGCTACCGATGGCTTACAACCCGGCCCGCGACACGCGCAACTGGTACACGCGGCTGATGTTCGCCCAGCACCTGGCGAACCTGGTTCCGGTGTGGGGTCGCAGCACCGGCACCGGCCACCCGGGCATCACCCTGTTCAATCGGGGTGGCTCGCCGTTGAGTTTCGATCCGTTATCACGCCTGGACCGGGCCATGAACGGTCATCTGCTGTTGTTCGGCCCCACTGGTGCCGGCAAGTCGGCGACCCTCGTCACCCTGCTGATGCAGGTCATGGCGGTGTACCGCCCTCGCCTGTTTATCGTCGAAGCCGGCAACTCATTCGGCTTGCAGGGCGACTACTTCGCGACACAGGGCCTGTCGGTCAACAAGGTCCAATTGAAACCGGGAGCCTCGGTCAGTCTCGCCCCGTTCGCCGATGCCTGGCGCCTGGTCGAGCAACCGGATCAGGTGGCGAGTCTGTCGATTGATGAGCTGGACGATGAGGTGGTAGCAAGTCGCGAAGACCAACGCGATGTTCTTGGCGAATTGGAAATCACCGCTCGCCTGATGATCACCGGTGGCGAGGCCAAGGAAGAAGCCCGCCTGAGTCGAGCCGATCGCAGCTTGATCCGCGAGTGCATCCTCGATGCGGCGCAGACCTGCGGCACGGCGGGTCGCCAGGTACTGACTCACGACGTGCGCGACGCCTTGCTGCGCGTCGCTGCTGACACGCACTTGCCGGAGAAGCGTCGTGAGCGTGCCCAGGAAATGGGCGAGTCCATCGACGTGTTTTGCCAGGGTTTCGAAGGTGAACTGTTCGACCGCGAGGGCACGTCTTGGCCCGAGAGCGATGTGACCATTGTCGATCTCGCCACTTACGCTCGCGAAGGCTACGAGGCGCAGATGTCCATCAGCTACATCAGCCTGATGAACACCGTGAACAACCTCGCCGAGCGCGATCAGTACCTGGGCCGACCAATCGTCATGGTCACCGACGAGGGCCATATCATCACCAAGAACCCGTTGCTGGCACCGTTCGTGGTCAAGGGAACGAAGATGTGGCGCAAACTTGGCGCCTGGTTCTGGCTGGCGACGCAAAACCTTGCCGACTTTCCCACTGCCGCGCAGACCATGCTCAACATGATCGAATGGTGGATTTGTTTGAACATGCCGCCCGCGGAAATCGAAGAGATCGCACGGTTCAAGAAGCTTTCACAAGCGCAGAAAGCCTTGTTGCTCTCCGCCAGCAAGGAACCGGGGAAATACACTGAGGGGGTCGTGCTGTCGAAAAAGCTTGAAACGCTGTTCCGAGCCGTTCCGCCGAGTCTCTACCTCGCCCTGGCCATGACGGAGCCCGAGGAAAAAGCCGAACGCTGGACACTGATGCAGGAGAACGGCTGCTCGGAGTTGGAAGCGGCTTACCGGGTAGCTGAACGGATCGATAGCGCGCGAGGAATAGAGCCCATATAA
- a CDS encoding TIGR03751 family conjugal transfer lipoprotein codes for MKKTLPLCLTWISVFCWVLAGCSTDKETLLPHGEQTMLDIWNGAGSQGTQQQVLDARQQLRRPLAQADFSVALQEPYTRTAANEIRNLFPRLPNPDLVLYVYPHLSGTEQAPVPGYSTVFPFYQRVQYALPGERQEDL; via the coding sequence ATGAAAAAGACCCTGCCTCTCTGCCTGACCTGGATTAGCGTGTTCTGCTGGGTCCTGGCGGGGTGTTCCACCGACAAGGAGACGCTTCTGCCCCATGGCGAGCAAACCATGCTGGACATCTGGAACGGCGCCGGTTCGCAAGGCACTCAGCAGCAAGTGCTGGATGCTCGGCAGCAGTTACGCCGCCCTTTGGCTCAAGCAGATTTCTCCGTTGCTCTACAGGAACCGTACACGCGCACAGCAGCGAACGAGATCCGCAACCTGTTCCCTCGCTTGCCCAATCCCGATCTGGTGCTGTACGTGTATCCGCATTTGAGTGGTACCGAGCAGGCACCAGTTCCGGGTTACTCGACAGTCTTTCCGTTTTACCAACGGGTGCAGTACGCATTGCCGGGTGAACGTCAGGAAGACTTGTAG
- a CDS encoding TIGR03752 family integrating conjugative element protein, whose protein sequence is MKANALLKWLVPAALLAVVLIILKTWVAGGSTPSPEHPVDQGNIQLSTEQAKSLGIAGDTPRDTVATLVGQVKAMRSDMLGLKKHNDSLQTENNRLRERENSVDSRIQTALGSVTQQVDEGRRQANEARLKAEQDSRQARGLLTQLQDQLSGLTGKGKDMPIGLGLEPGDGAQFEGRHSANDALQWIEPSDALSTDARDKTKTSPALSLPTAFNSLNGLKDNAIDRSQKQLQAVTKGERDPTRSADRTEGAKPVYTIPENATLMGSVAMTALIGRVPVDGTVNDPYPFKVLVGPENLTANGIDLPDVTGAVMSGTASGDWTLSCVRGQVESITFVFTDGTIRTVPQPKAVASRNASTTQNSNTDKIRGGLGYLSDPYGIPCIAGERRSNAQQYLGSQSLITAAGAGVAALLGNEQNNSNVISSGGSTLGVTSSSGNSALNSILSGGVSDIREWINKLYGEAFAAVYVPPAAQVALHLDHEITIDYEPKGRSVRHEKDPASLPDLD, encoded by the coding sequence GCCTTGCTCAAATGGCTGGTACCGGCTGCGCTGCTGGCCGTGGTGTTGATCATCCTGAAAACCTGGGTCGCGGGCGGCAGCACGCCCTCTCCAGAGCACCCGGTTGATCAGGGCAATATTCAGTTATCCACCGAGCAAGCCAAGTCGCTCGGCATTGCGGGCGATACCCCACGCGACACGGTCGCCACCCTGGTCGGCCAGGTGAAAGCCATGCGCAGCGACATGCTCGGCTTGAAGAAACACAACGATTCACTGCAGACGGAGAACAACCGTCTGCGCGAGCGGGAAAACAGCGTCGATTCGCGTATCCAGACGGCGCTTGGCAGCGTGACCCAGCAGGTCGACGAAGGCCGCCGCCAAGCCAACGAGGCCCGACTCAAAGCGGAACAAGACAGTCGTCAGGCTCGCGGTCTGCTGACGCAATTGCAGGATCAGTTGTCGGGACTGACCGGCAAAGGCAAGGATATGCCAATCGGATTGGGACTTGAGCCCGGCGACGGTGCTCAGTTTGAAGGGCGGCACTCTGCCAATGATGCGCTGCAGTGGATTGAACCCTCGGATGCTCTGTCCACCGACGCCCGAGACAAAACCAAGACCTCCCCCGCACTGAGTCTGCCTACCGCCTTCAACTCACTGAACGGCTTGAAAGATAACGCTATTGATCGCAGCCAGAAACAGCTACAGGCAGTCACCAAGGGTGAGCGTGACCCGACACGATCCGCTGATCGTACCGAAGGTGCGAAGCCGGTCTACACCATTCCCGAAAACGCGACATTGATGGGCTCGGTCGCCATGACCGCGCTGATCGGCCGAGTCCCGGTGGACGGCACAGTGAACGATCCCTATCCCTTCAAGGTGCTGGTCGGTCCGGAGAACCTGACTGCCAACGGCATCGATCTGCCGGACGTCACGGGGGCCGTGATGAGCGGCACAGCCTCCGGTGACTGGACCCTGTCGTGCGTACGCGGACAGGTCGAGTCGATCACCTTTGTATTTACCGATGGCACCATCCGCACGGTGCCTCAGCCGAAGGCGGTAGCCAGCCGCAATGCCTCCACCACCCAGAACTCAAACACCGACAAGATCCGCGGTGGACTCGGTTACCTATCTGATCCGTATGGCATTCCTTGCATTGCCGGTGAGCGCCGCTCGAACGCCCAGCAGTACCTCGGCAGCCAGAGCCTGATCACTGCGGCCGGCGCGGGTGTCGCTGCCTTGCTCGGGAATGAGCAAAACAACAGCAACGTGATCAGTTCGGGCGGCAGTACGCTCGGAGTCACCAGCAGCAGTGGCAATAGCGCACTGAATTCAATACTCAGTGGTGGGGTCAGCGACATCCGCGAGTGGATCAACAAACTGTATGGCGAAGCCTTTGCTGCCGTGTACGTGCCACCGGCAGCACAAGTCGCCCTGCACCTCGACCATGAGATCACCATCGACTACGAGCCCAAGGGCCGGAGCGTTCGCCATGAAAAAGACCCTGCCTCTCTGCCTGACCTGGATTAG